From the genome of Oscillospiraceae bacterium:
AGCTTTGACAGCGAATACTTTGAAGGCCCCGGCTATGCCAATGTGCTTTTCAGCGGTGAATCCAAAGATGCGGATGCGGTCGCCGCAGAGATTCAAAAGGAAATTGCGTCCGTGCGAAAGAATGGACTGAGCAGCGAGCAGTTTGAAAACGCGAAAAAATCCGTGTACGGCCGCACCGTTTCCGGCTTTAACAGTGTAGAGAATCTTGCAAACGGCATCATCGGCGCGTACTTTGCCGGCCGTTCTCTTGCAGAGGACGTGGAAGCAATCGCTTCCGTTACAGAGGCAGAGGCAGAGCAGCGCCTGCAAAAGCAAATGCTGCCGCAAAACGCCGTCCTTTCCATTGTTGAACCCTGAAAAACCGCCGCTGCAGCCGACAACCGGCACAGCGGCCCGAAGAGAGAGTGGAAAAGCAAATGTATCATGTTTCATTTCCCGGTTTGGGAATCCATTTTGAAATAAACCGAATTGCTTTCAGCATCGGTTCTTTCCATGTCTATTGGTACGGAATTTTAATCGCCGCAGGCTTTTTGCTGGCGGTCATCTATGCCATGAAGAGCGCAGGCAAGTTTGGTCTGGACCCTGACAAGCTGATGAATTGCATTTTGGTGGGGATTATCTGCGGCATTGTGGGCGCGCGTGCTTACTATGTCATCTTTTACCCCGGGGATTTGTATATAAAAAATCCTTCAGAGATTTTCAGCATTCATGACGGCGGCTTGGCAATTTACGGCGGCGTTATCGGCGGCCTGCTGGGCGGCGGTATTACAGCAAAAATCTGCAAACAAAAGATTTCGTCTGTGCTGGATATCGCCTCCCTGGGCTTTTTAATTGGCCAAAGCATTGGCCGCTGGGGCAACTTTATCAATCAAGAAGCTTTCGGCGTACAGACCAGCCTGCCCTGGGGCATGGCCAGCGAAAATACCGGCTTTGTGCCGGTGCACCCATGCTTCTTTTATGAATCTGCATGGTGCCTGCTGGGCTTCATTCTGCTGCACTTCTTCAGCCGCAGACTGCGCCACTATGACGGACAGGTCTTTCTGCTCTACCTTTTGTGGTACGGTATTGAGCGCTTCTTTGTCGAGGGTCTGCGTACCGACAGCCTGCTGCTGCCGGGGCTTGCGCTGCGGGTTTCTCAGGTGCTTGCCGGCGTGCTGGTGATTTTCAGCATTGTCATGCTCATTGTCCTGCGCCGCCGTACGGTTTTAAGTGGAGCGGGCAGCCCCCGTATTATGACACTCAACTCCATTGTCGATGAGGTGCCTGAAGAGCTGATTACAGACGACAGGCAGGCACAGCTGACAAGCGGTGCCCAGCCCGAAAAAGATGCGGCAGAGCTGGAGAATACACCTGCCCCCAAAGAGGCAGAACCTGCCGTAGAGGACAACAAAGACAAAACAAAAAAAGAATAAACAGTTTTTTAGCAGAAACAGGAGGAAACCATGGGGAAACGAATAGATGGTAAAGCAATTTCGGCAGAAGTACGTGCCCACGTAAAGAAGGAAGTTTGCAGCATGCAGTCCGCCGGCATTGTCCCCGGACTTGCGGTTGTGCTGGTCGGCGACGACCCCGCTTCCCATACTTATGTGCGCAACAAGAAAAAAGCCTGCGCTGAAGTTGGTATGCACAGCGAAGTTTATATGCTGCCTGCCGATACGACGCAGCGGCAGCTGATGGAACTGGTTAAAAAATTAAATGCCAGCCCGGAAATTGATGGCATTTTGGTGCAGCTGCCGCTGCCGGCCGGCCTTGATGAAGATGCGGTCATCAACGCGATTGACCCTACGAAAGATGTCGACGCATTTCACCCGGCAAATGTCGGTCATATTATGATTGGTGACTACAAATTTCTGCCCTGTACGCCGGCCGGTATTATGGAAATGCTGCGCCACGAGCAGATTTCGGTAAAAGGCAAGCGCTGTGTTGTGGTGGGCCGCAGCAATATTGTCGGTAAGCCCATGGCTATGCTTCTGCTTCACGCGAATGGTACGGTTACCATCTGCCACAGCAAAACGCAGGATCTGCCCGCGGTTTGCCGCGAAGCAGATATTCTGGTAGCGGCTGTCGGCAGGCCCAAATTCATTACCCGGGAAATGGTAAAGCCTGGCGCGGTCGTTATCGATGTCGGCATGGACCGCGACGAAAAAGGGAAACTCTGTGGAGATGTGGATTACACAGCAGTAGAGCCGGTAAGCTCTTACATAACGCCGGTTCCGGGCGGTGTCGGCCCCATGACGATTGCCATGCTGCTTCAAAATACATTGACAGCTGCACGCCTGCACCACGGGCTTTGAGCTGCCGAATAACAGGAGATAAAAAGCTATGTCCAAACTTCTGGACCGGATAAATTCCCCGGCAGACCTAAAGAAATTGAGCATGGTGCAGCTGCAGCAGCTTTGCCGGGAGATACGGTCGTATATTATCAGTACGGTTTCTAAAAACGGCGGGCACTTAGCCTCTAATCTG
Proteins encoded in this window:
- the lgt gene encoding prolipoprotein diacylglyceryl transferase, encoding MYHVSFPGLGIHFEINRIAFSIGSFHVYWYGILIAAGFLLAVIYAMKSAGKFGLDPDKLMNCILVGIICGIVGARAYYVIFYPGDLYIKNPSEIFSIHDGGLAIYGGVIGGLLGGGITAKICKQKISSVLDIASLGFLIGQSIGRWGNFINQEAFGVQTSLPWGMASENTGFVPVHPCFFYESAWCLLGFILLHFFSRRLRHYDGQVFLLYLLWYGIERFFVEGLRTDSLLLPGLALRVSQVLAGVLVIFSIVMLIVLRRRTVLSGAGSPRIMTLNSIVDEVPEELITDDRQAQLTSGAQPEKDAAELENTPAPKEAEPAVEDNKDKTKKE
- the folD gene encoding bifunctional methylenetetrahydrofolate dehydrogenase/methenyltetrahydrofolate cyclohydrolase FolD: MGKRIDGKAISAEVRAHVKKEVCSMQSAGIVPGLAVVLVGDDPASHTYVRNKKKACAEVGMHSEVYMLPADTTQRQLMELVKKLNASPEIDGILVQLPLPAGLDEDAVINAIDPTKDVDAFHPANVGHIMIGDYKFLPCTPAGIMEMLRHEQISVKGKRCVVVGRSNIVGKPMAMLLLHANGTVTICHSKTQDLPAVCREADILVAAVGRPKFITREMVKPGAVVIDVGMDRDEKGKLCGDVDYTAVEPVSSYITPVPGGVGPMTIAMLLQNTLTAARLHHGL